In Apilactobacillus bombintestini, one genomic interval encodes:
- the pgmB gene encoding beta-phosphoglucomutase has translation MKFTDIRGFILDLDGVISNTSVLHSRAWQQIAHKVETPWHPKLSEELKGVGRMDSLNLILRRGRRRVKYSLEDKVRLTEEKNKLYIELVNKMTPDDILPGIKKFLDSLKANHYPIALASASRNAPLVLEKLQLTDYFDQIVDPAKLRKGKPDPEIFATGAKLLGLLPEECIGIEDSAVGITAINAAGETSIGIGARHVLRDAHINFADTRDLTLENIKKRL, from the coding sequence ATGAAATTTACTGATATTCGAGGATTTATTTTAGATTTAGACGGCGTAATTTCTAATACTTCAGTGCTGCATAGTCGTGCATGGCAACAAATTGCTCACAAAGTAGAAACGCCATGGCATCCTAAATTATCTGAAGAATTAAAAGGTGTAGGGCGGATGGATTCACTCAATTTAATTTTGCGACGTGGGCGACGTAGAGTTAAATATTCTCTAGAAGATAAAGTTCGTTTAACCGAAGAGAAGAATAAATTATATATTGAATTGGTAAACAAAATGACGCCGGATGATATTTTACCGGGAATCAAAAAATTCTTGGATAGTTTAAAAGCCAATCATTATCCTATAGCTTTGGCATCGGCGTCTCGGAATGCACCGTTAGTTTTAGAAAAACTACAATTAACTGATTATTTTGATCAGATTGTAGATCCTGCTAAGTTACGGAAGGGTAAACCGGACCCAGAAATTTTTGCTACGGGGGCTAAATTATTGGGTCTACTGCCGGAAGAATGCATTGGTATAGAAGACTCAGCAGTGGGGATAACAGCGATTAATGCTGCTGGTGAGACTTCGATTGGTATTGGTGCACGACACGTGTTGCGGGATGCGCATATTAATTTCGCGGATACCAGAGATTTAACTTTGGAAAATATTAAAAAACGCCTTTAA
- the thiD gene encoding bifunctional hydroxymethylpyrimidine kinase/phosphomethylpyrimidine kinase translates to MVNEFPQVLTIAGSDSDGSAGMQADLHTFFVHNTYGASVITACVAGNSFGIHDSVAMPISFINQEFKDLADDFKIRAAKTGMLGDSALIHAVAQNYQNYEWGPLVVDPVIVTKHGAMLLEQEAFDALKTELIPLATVLTPNFYEAEKLAEMKINSDDDVKTAAKKLQKLGAKNIIIKGKHIAGETEKVRDYILLESGKDFWIDGPFYSTTHKNGTGDSLSAAITAELGKGASVEDAIRTADDYVDKAIKNEIAVGHKFGPINHWAR, encoded by the coding sequence ATGGTAAACGAATTTCCTCAAGTTTTAACCATCGCCGGTTCTGATAGTGATGGCAGTGCTGGAATGCAAGCCGATTTACATACTTTCTTTGTACATAACACTTACGGGGCATCAGTAATTACCGCTTGTGTGGCTGGTAATTCCTTTGGTATCCACGATAGCGTGGCTATGCCTATCAGTTTTATTAACCAAGAATTTAAAGATTTAGCAGACGATTTTAAAATCCGTGCCGCTAAAACTGGTATGCTAGGTGACTCTGCATTAATTCATGCAGTTGCACAAAACTACCAAAATTATGAATGGGGACCCTTAGTGGTCGATCCCGTAATCGTTACTAAACACGGTGCTATGTTATTAGAACAAGAAGCATTTGATGCTTTAAAAACTGAACTAATTCCGTTAGCCACCGTTTTAACCCCTAACTTTTATGAAGCTGAAAAACTAGCGGAAATGAAAATCAATTCCGATGATGATGTTAAAACAGCTGCTAAAAAATTGCAAAAGTTAGGTGCTAAAAACATTATCATTAAAGGCAAGCATATCGCCGGTGAAACCGAAAAAGTGCGTGATTACATTCTTCTAGAATCTGGTAAAGATTTCTGGATTGATGGTCCATTCTATAGCACTACTCATAAAAACGGTACTGGTGATTCCCTATCTGCTGCTATTACTGCAGAATTAGGAAAAGGTGCTTCCGTAGAAGATGCTATTCGCACTGCCGATGATTATGTCGACAAAGCTATTAAAAATGAAATTGCCGTAGGTCACAAATTTGGCCCTATTAATCACTGGGCTAGATAA
- a CDS encoding ribonuclease H family protein — MANKFYAVKKGKKPGIYLTWDEAKAQVNGFSGAQYKSFKTKSEAEEFMNPKSAKKMVKSVGNSSHIQLFSDGGSRNHGNKKGQHVKDDDKAAWAYLIIKDGKKKSDSAGEWGATNNKMEVLGLVNALRYVLSQGWENEPIDAILDSKYVLNSITQHWLAGWKRRGWKKSDGTVIKNKAEFMQLAELLPKFSQLSFSWTKGHAINEGNNFVDELLNKTMDKMTKSSNSAKKTSAKPKAVNKTSAVKEKSTPKQDSKYVDTKASVSAIRKNLEQLGLFDK; from the coding sequence ATGGCTAATAAATTTTATGCAGTTAAAAAAGGTAAGAAACCGGGAATTTATTTAACTTGGGATGAAGCTAAGGCACAAGTGAATGGCTTTTCAGGTGCACAATATAAGAGTTTTAAAACTAAATCTGAAGCCGAAGAATTCATGAATCCTAAATCCGCTAAAAAGATGGTTAAATCTGTCGGCAATTCTTCACATATTCAATTATTCTCTGATGGTGGTTCCAGAAATCATGGAAATAAAAAAGGACAACATGTCAAAGATGATGATAAAGCTGCCTGGGCATACTTAATTATCAAAGACGGCAAGAAGAAATCAGACTCCGCTGGTGAATGGGGCGCTACTAACAACAAAATGGAAGTCTTAGGACTAGTTAACGCTCTTCGGTATGTTTTATCGCAAGGGTGGGAAAATGAACCCATTGACGCCATTTTGGACTCTAAATACGTATTGAACTCCATTACCCAACATTGGTTAGCGGGTTGGAAACGTCGTGGTTGGAAGAAAAGCGATGGCACCGTTATTAAAAACAAAGCGGAATTTATGCAATTAGCTGAGTTATTACCTAAGTTTTCCCAACTTTCCTTTAGTTGGACTAAGGGACACGCCATAAATGAGGGTAATAATTTCGTAGATGAATTATTAAATAAGACCATGGATAAAATGACTAAGTCTTCTAACAGTGCTAAGAAAACATCAGCTAAACCTAAAGCAGTTAATAAAACTAGTGCAGTGAAAGAAAAGTCGACACCTAAGCAAGATTCTAAATATGTAGATACTAAAGCTTCCGTATCTGCCATTCGCAAAAATTTAGAACAGCTAGGTCTTTTTGATAAATAA
- a CDS encoding sugar O-acetyltransferase, with amino-acid sequence MTTEREKMTAGEPYQQYDEELQARRTEVRKQLSAINALDDNKEQNRRLAKLLGDSGKNLWIETGVEFDYGYNIHVGDDFYANYRLTLLDTCPITIGDHCYFGPDVGLYTPVHPIDPDQRLADVEMGKPITIGNNCWLGGHVTILPGVTLGNNVVVGAGSVVTKSFGDNVVIVGSPARVIKTVK; translated from the coding sequence ATGACAACAGAACGTGAAAAAATGACGGCCGGAGAACCTTATCAACAATATGATGAAGAACTACAAGCTCGTCGTACTGAAGTAAGAAAGCAACTTAGTGCTATTAATGCGTTGGATGATAACAAGGAACAAAACCGACGCTTAGCTAAATTGCTAGGAGATTCCGGTAAAAATCTATGGATTGAAACGGGAGTAGAATTCGACTATGGTTACAATATCCATGTAGGAGATGATTTCTACGCAAATTATCGTTTAACTTTATTGGATACTTGTCCAATTACCATTGGTGATCACTGCTACTTTGGTCCGGATGTAGGATTATACACACCGGTACACCCCATTGATCCTGATCAACGTCTAGCCGATGTAGAAATGGGTAAACCTATTACTATCGGTAATAACTGCTGGTTAGGTGGTCATGTTACTATCTTGCCAGGGGTAACCCTTGGTAATAACGTGGTAGTAGGTGCTGGCTCCGTAGTCACTAAATCATTTGGCGACAACGTAGTAATTGTAGGTAGCCCTGCTCGCGTAATTAAAACCGTTAAGTAG
- a CDS encoding BCCT family transporter, producing the protein MPTVVLFLGVSIALIIGGSSLQGFLNTILNWVTSDMGWGYMWIYVLNFLFFVYLMVSKYGNIRLGEPDEKPAYKSFQWGSMVFATAIDASILMLSMVDPLRYVQHPEGSIKPYSVTAYNLAHMYGQYDWGPMAWLMFAAPTIAIGYMMYNKKRRIQSLSDAITILDGDELWKNIVKKIVNVLVVFGIMGGVGASVGLEIPIISKVLSSLTGLPDNLGMKMGLFSVLFVLFAVTVLKGLNGGIDKLSNAHIWTAIIFLAIVLLIGPTVYILNSETNSIGLLIQKFIPMSMNTVPNGNPGIAQQETIFYWGWWLSYMPFMGLFIAKISRGRTIRQVIMGMLTYGALGCMSFYAVLGGYSLWLQKTGTVDLTHILNTQGQAAVISAVIGTLPMKYIMFAFYFISCFIFLATTISSSAFVLSSFTSLPLAPGKEPSRLNRMTWVFIFILFSFSLVVVGGFKTVQTFCTLAGFPLMFVCILVLLSIFKMIKHDPTVIRQPRQPRQHRLRRRKKKVMVERKSDIKDKLILWPKNTINKH; encoded by the coding sequence ATTCCTACTGTTGTATTATTTTTAGGTGTTTCTATAGCCTTGATTATTGGAGGATCATCTCTTCAAGGATTTTTAAATACCATCTTAAACTGGGTAACCAGTGACATGGGATGGGGTTACATGTGGATTTACGTGTTAAACTTCTTATTCTTTGTTTACTTGATGGTTTCTAAATATGGGAACATTCGTCTTGGTGAGCCTGATGAAAAGCCAGCGTATAAAAGTTTCCAATGGGGTAGCATGGTATTTGCTACTGCGATCGATGCAAGTATTTTAATGTTGAGTATGGTTGACCCACTCCGTTATGTTCAACATCCGGAAGGTTCTATTAAACCATATTCAGTTACAGCATATAATCTTGCACATATGTATGGACAATATGATTGGGGTCCTATGGCTTGGTTGATGTTTGCCGCACCAACTATTGCTATCGGATACATGATGTACAACAAGAAACGTCGTATCCAATCATTAAGTGATGCCATTACTATCTTAGATGGTGATGAGCTTTGGAAAAACATTGTTAAGAAAATAGTTAATGTTTTAGTTGTCTTCGGTATTATGGGTGGGGTTGGTGCCTCAGTCGGACTAGAAATTCCAATTATTTCTAAAGTCTTGAGTTCACTAACCGGACTACCTGATAACCTAGGTATGAAAATGGGATTATTCTCAGTATTATTTGTACTATTTGCGGTTACCGTACTAAAAGGCCTTAATGGTGGTATTGATAAATTGAGTAATGCTCATATTTGGACCGCAATTATTTTCTTAGCAATCGTTTTACTAATCGGTCCAACCGTTTATATTCTAAATTCCGAAACTAACAGTATCGGATTACTAATTCAAAAATTCATTCCTATGAGTATGAATACTGTGCCAAATGGTAATCCAGGAATTGCCCAACAAGAAACTATTTTCTATTGGGGTTGGTGGTTATCATACATGCCATTCATGGGCTTGTTTATCGCCAAAATTTCTCGTGGACGTACCATTCGCCAAGTTATCATGGGAATGTTAACTTATGGTGCTTTAGGTTGTATGAGTTTTTACGCCGTATTGGGTGGTTACTCACTATGGTTACAAAAGACTGGTACTGTAGACCTAACTCATATTCTTAATACACAAGGTCAAGCGGCAGTTATTTCTGCTGTTATTGGAACTTTGCCAATGAAGTATATTATGTTTGCCTTTTACTTCATTTCTTGTTTCATTTTCTTGGCAACTACTATTTCATCTTCGGCCTTTGTTTTATCTTCATTTACCAGTTTGCCACTAGCTCCTGGAAAAGAACCTAGTCGTCTAAACCGTATGACTTGGGTATTTATCTTCATTCTATTTTCCTTTAGTTTAGTTGTGGTAGGTGGATTTAAGACTGTACAGACCTTCTGTACGCTTGCCGGATTCCCATTAATGTTCGTATGTATATTGGTTCTATTATCCATATTTAAGATGATCAAACATGATCCAACAGTTATACGACAACCTCGTCAACCACGACAACATCGTTTACGTCGTCGTAAGAAGAAGGTTATGGTAGAAAGAAAGAGCGATATTAAGGATAAATTAATATTATGGCCCAAGAATACTATTAACAAACATTGA
- a CDS encoding 2-hydroxyacid dehydrogenase has translation MSQKVIIPKEFTDYLKEQLENDGFEVAPVADETAASILEHKDAEAIILNATPFANETMDQMPNLKIVARFGVGYDNVDLQHAKERGIYVTNTPGGNEVSVAEATVSDILILSKHLYNVSKHMREGDNQFSFDNPSRDLRGKTVGIVGYGNIGHQVAKMLSGFDVKTLIWNRSPRTSEYGEFVSWDELFQKSDYVSLHLPAVKGTIGSVNKDTFKMMKNSACLINFARGAVVNQDDLVDALKNGEIAGAGLDVFEKEPLPMDSELRKLDNVFLTPHSAGFSVESFAKISDMSATDVKHVLNGEKPEHTVNGL, from the coding sequence ATGAGTCAAAAAGTAATTATTCCTAAGGAATTTACTGATTATTTAAAAGAACAACTAGAAAATGACGGCTTTGAAGTAGCACCAGTTGCTGATGAAACGGCAGCATCCATTCTAGAACACAAGGATGCTGAAGCTATCATTTTAAACGCTACTCCATTTGCCAACGAAACTATGGATCAAATGCCTAACTTAAAAATTGTTGCTAGATTTGGTGTGGGCTATGACAACGTAGATTTACAACACGCTAAAGAAAGAGGTATTTACGTAACTAACACTCCTGGTGGAAATGAAGTTTCAGTTGCTGAAGCTACTGTTAGTGATATCTTGATTTTATCCAAGCACTTATACAACGTTTCCAAGCACATGCGTGAAGGCGATAACCAATTCAGTTTTGACAATCCATCACGTGATTTACGTGGTAAGACTGTGGGTATCGTAGGTTACGGAAACATTGGTCACCAAGTAGCTAAGATGCTTTCTGGATTCGATGTAAAAACTTTAATTTGGAACCGTAGTCCAAGAACTTCAGAATATGGTGAATTTGTATCATGGGATGAATTATTCCAAAAATCTGATTACGTTTCACTTCATTTACCTGCAGTGAAGGGTACTATCGGTTCAGTTAACAAAGACACCTTCAAGATGATGAAGAACTCTGCTTGCTTAATTAACTTTGCTCGTGGAGCGGTAGTTAACCAAGATGACTTAGTAGATGCATTAAAGAACGGTGAAATTGCTGGAGCCGGTCTAGATGTATTTGAAAAAGAACCACTTCCTATGGATAGTGAATTAAGAAAGTTAGATAACGTATTCTTAACTCCACATAGTGCTGGTTTCTCAGTAGAATCATTTGCTAAGATTTCTGATATGTCAGCTACTGATGTTAAACATGTTCTAAACGGTGAAAAACCTGAACATACAGTAAACGGACTATAA
- the map gene encoding type I methionyl aminopeptidase, with protein sequence MITLKSPREIEMMAKSGKVLAGVHKGLRKLIKPGLDTWEIEEFADKYIREHGGRPSEKGFDGYKFATCVSINDEVAHGIPRKGLRLKDGDVVKVDMTVNKDGFESDSCWTYAVGNISEENKKLMEVCHEALYRGIDQAVIGNRLGDIGFACQDFIENQNHMGDVRELIGHGIQPTMHEKPNVPAYGEKGQGLRLKEGMTITIEPMVNLGTWEITDRYDAKDDWTYYVSADGTNSAQYEHTIAITKDGPKILTSQDDDIDEKYKL encoded by the coding sequence TTGATTACACTAAAATCACCACGCGAAATCGAAATGATGGCTAAATCTGGTAAAGTTTTAGCCGGTGTACACAAAGGCTTACGTAAATTAATTAAGCCAGGTTTGGATACATGGGAAATTGAAGAATTCGCTGATAAGTACATTCGTGAACACGGTGGCCGTCCATCAGAAAAAGGTTTTGACGGCTATAAATTTGCCACTTGCGTTTCTATCAACGATGAAGTAGCTCATGGTATTCCACGTAAGGGTCTTCGTCTAAAGGACGGCGATGTCGTTAAAGTTGATATGACTGTTAACAAAGACGGCTTCGAAAGTGATTCATGCTGGACATATGCTGTAGGTAACATTTCCGAAGAAAACAAAAAGTTAATGGAAGTTTGCCACGAAGCATTATACCGTGGTATTGACCAAGCTGTTATTGGTAACCGTTTAGGTGATATTGGTTTTGCTTGCCAAGACTTTATTGAAAACCAAAACCACATGGGTGATGTTCGTGAACTAATTGGTCACGGTATTCAACCTACTATGCACGAAAAGCCAAACGTTCCTGCATACGGTGAAAAAGGTCAAGGTCTTCGTCTAAAGGAAGGTATGACTATTACCATTGAACCTATGGTTAACTTAGGTACTTGGGAAATCACTGATCGTTACGATGCTAAAGATGACTGGACTTACTATGTATCTGCTGATGGTACTAACTCTGCTCAATACGAACACACTATTGCCATTACTAAAGATGGTCCAAAGATCTTAACTTCACAAGATGACGACATCGATGAAAAATACAAACTATAA
- a CDS encoding alpha/beta hydrolase, whose translation MSKTARTNIILVIITIIVAFFAAFFAIRSDRLLSHKYMGVGHSANIPTLYVHGLGGSRRSTNHLATIASRDGGHRTLTVIVKKDGHIQYKGSLKPNVRKPIVQVIFQKRYTPVEQQVNWFHKVLLTLKHKYHVHSYNAVGHSTGAVTILETVSKYNHKHGHKIPRLRRFVSIAGPYDGILRLNDIANENYVNYKGQPVIYKPANKWFPAYSTLVKDAKHFPKGVSVLNIYGNSNRHTNSDGVVSVASAKSLKYLIYKRTRNYEEIPVYGYNGQHSRLHHNIFVDHIIARFIFDEN comes from the coding sequence TTGAGTAAAACTGCAAGAACCAATATTATTTTGGTAATTATTACCATTATTGTGGCATTTTTTGCTGCATTTTTTGCTATTCGTAGTGACCGTTTATTAAGTCATAAATATATGGGTGTGGGTCACAGCGCCAACATTCCAACTTTATATGTACATGGATTAGGTGGATCCCGTCGTTCCACTAACCATTTAGCCACTATCGCATCTCGTGATGGGGGACATCGTACATTAACCGTTATTGTTAAAAAAGACGGTCATATTCAATACAAAGGTAGTTTAAAACCTAACGTTAGAAAACCTATTGTACAAGTAATCTTTCAAAAGAGATATACTCCAGTGGAACAACAAGTTAATTGGTTCCACAAAGTATTGCTTACTTTGAAACATAAATATCATGTACATTCTTACAATGCCGTGGGACATTCTACCGGTGCGGTAACTATTTTAGAAACAGTTTCTAAATACAATCACAAACACGGACACAAGATTCCACGCTTACGTAGATTCGTTTCTATCGCAGGACCATATGATGGTATTTTACGTTTAAACGATATTGCTAACGAAAATTACGTTAACTACAAGGGACAACCAGTTATTTACAAACCTGCTAATAAATGGTTCCCGGCATACAGCACCTTAGTTAAGGATGCTAAGCATTTCCCTAAGGGTGTTTCTGTATTAAACATTTACGGAAATTCCAACCGTCACACTAACTCAGACGGAGTAGTTTCAGTAGCTTCTGCTAAATCACTTAAATATTTAATATACAAGCGCACTAGAAATTATGAAGAAATTCCAGTTTATGGTTACAACGGTCAACACAGTCGTTTACATCATAATATTTTCGTAGATCATATTATTGCCCGTTTCATTTTTGATGAAAACTAA